One region of Luteolibacter rhizosphaerae genomic DNA includes:
- a CDS encoding non-ribosomal peptide synthetase, with translation MSQAPQTQDATAAPADDAGDLLAFPASIAQQVFWYLELLQPGVTAFNIPMRFRLEGPLDVALLERTLATIIERHESLRTHFEEDDGELLQIVEPARDFSLPLLDVSQLPEQERQAEADRLGSIEAQRPFCLAKGPVFRAELVRLSASSHILHVTVHHALFDGSSMTVLTEELAKIYQAYFEGRDCPLDPPPIQYGDFSVWQKDFLAGPEIAKQLGFWRKQLQGMAELDLPTDRPRPAAKTWSGELISALLPKELTQRLQAIAAREGATLYHLLLAAYKVLLHRYSGGTDIAVGSPITGRTRAELEPLIGVFINSLILRSDLSGDPSFEGLVRQVRDNALAAVENQDLPFECLVRDLKPARDPSRNPLFQVNFTHQRSFAKAGRFGGVELIPIPSRSPGAIFDLHFFMVERAEGWRVTCDYSSDLFDRSTAERMLGHYRQLLENIAANPAMPLSKLEILTAAETKQLGEWSGKRSEYPRESNIAELFLKTARAHPSRTALEYGKQSFTYDQLLAEASAIATQLNAAGLKGGEAVALCAKPSPEMITGLLGILLAGGAYVPLDPSYPAERFALLLEESDAVIGLAADGCREAFGAWQGKVLEIPAAGHASPFNGIPDLTIRAEDPAYLLFTSGSTGKPKGVVVPHRGVVRLVRGCDFIAITPDDVFLQAAPLSFDASTLEIWGPLLNGGKLVIPAGGTGLDEIASAVRDKGVTTLWLTAGLFQVMVEEHLESLKGLRYLLAGGDVLSVPHVRRALEALPETALINGYGPTENTTFTTCHRITAEDCERASIPIGRPIANTTVQILDEQGRAVPIGIPGELLTGGDGLALRYHKDPALTAERFVSSPTLYKTGDLCRWLPDGTIEFVGRRDHQVKVRGFRIELGEIESVLASHPEVRQSKVAVRGDSPETKRILAWVLPEQGSLLDAPSLSAWLEASLPAYLRPDGVAIIESFPVTANGKIDVAALPDPAKKPNEAKPYAAPEGETEQRLAALWSELLQVPEIGRDDDFFSLGGHSLLALRMFSRINREFGRTLPLAALLGHPTIAKLAALLCPQAETGLPSGAGKGHLVTLADSGDGTPLFCLHGGDGGVLFYRSLAELMPRRFPLHAIESLDLSSSGPITPASVEETAAAYVENLLSLHPGGPFRLAGYSFGGVVAHEMACILQERGYTVEFLGLFDTHNPTAPAKRYSLTGRFNAFWQQQHDLPLPSRLERLRERIAEGIATNRRVKAEVAAALGNGPAEAHSDLRRVQVREENWRAMQAFRPRRFQGRITLFKAMTASDKVEWPADYGWTELAGEGLEIVPVPGGHLTLFEEENVASLAAALASKLT, from the coding sequence ATGAGCCAAGCCCCCCAGACCCAAGACGCCACGGCGGCACCCGCCGATGACGCGGGGGACTTGCTGGCCTTTCCGGCGTCGATCGCGCAGCAGGTCTTCTGGTATCTGGAGTTGCTGCAGCCGGGAGTCACCGCGTTCAACATCCCGATGCGTTTCCGCTTGGAAGGGCCGCTGGATGTGGCGCTGCTGGAGCGAACGCTGGCGACAATCATCGAGCGCCACGAATCGCTGCGGACGCACTTCGAGGAGGACGATGGCGAGCTGCTGCAGATCGTGGAGCCGGCGCGGGACTTCAGCCTGCCACTGCTGGATGTCTCGCAGCTTCCCGAGCAAGAGCGGCAGGCGGAGGCTGACCGCTTGGGGAGCATCGAGGCTCAGCGGCCGTTCTGTCTGGCGAAGGGTCCGGTATTCCGGGCGGAGCTCGTGCGACTTTCAGCGAGCTCGCACATCCTGCATGTGACGGTTCATCACGCGCTCTTCGACGGCTCGTCGATGACGGTGCTGACGGAGGAACTGGCGAAGATCTATCAGGCCTACTTCGAGGGCCGTGACTGCCCGCTGGATCCGCCGCCGATCCAATACGGCGACTTCAGCGTGTGGCAGAAGGACTTCCTCGCCGGGCCCGAGATCGCCAAGCAACTCGGCTTCTGGCGGAAGCAGTTGCAGGGGATGGCGGAGCTGGATCTGCCCACCGACCGGCCCCGCCCTGCGGCAAAGACCTGGAGCGGCGAGCTGATCTCCGCGCTGCTGCCGAAGGAGCTGACGCAGCGGCTGCAAGCCATCGCCGCGCGCGAGGGTGCGACCCTCTACCATCTACTGCTCGCGGCGTACAAGGTGCTGCTGCATCGCTACAGCGGCGGCACGGATATCGCGGTCGGCTCCCCGATCACAGGACGCACGCGGGCCGAACTTGAACCACTGATCGGCGTCTTCATCAACTCGCTGATCCTGCGCAGCGACCTCTCGGGCGACCCTTCCTTCGAGGGCCTGGTGCGTCAGGTCCGCGACAACGCGCTGGCGGCCGTCGAGAACCAAGACCTGCCTTTCGAGTGTCTGGTGCGCGACTTGAAGCCGGCACGGGATCCGAGCCGCAACCCGCTCTTCCAGGTCAACTTCACCCACCAGCGCTCCTTCGCGAAGGCCGGGCGCTTCGGCGGGGTCGAGCTGATCCCGATTCCCTCGCGCTCACCGGGCGCGATCTTCGACCTGCACTTCTTCATGGTCGAGCGAGCGGAAGGCTGGCGGGTGACCTGCGACTACAGCAGCGATCTCTTCGACCGCAGCACCGCGGAGCGCATGCTCGGCCATTACCGGCAGCTGCTGGAGAACATCGCCGCCAATCCGGCGATGCCGCTCTCAAAGCTCGAGATCCTCACAGCAGCGGAGACGAAGCAGTTGGGCGAATGGAGCGGCAAGCGGAGCGAGTATCCGCGTGAGTCGAACATCGCCGAGCTCTTCCTGAAGACCGCGCGCGCTCATCCCTCGCGAACGGCGCTCGAATACGGCAAGCAAAGCTTCACTTACGATCAGTTGCTGGCTGAAGCCTCGGCGATCGCCACTCAACTGAACGCCGCCGGGCTCAAGGGCGGTGAAGCGGTCGCGCTGTGTGCCAAGCCCTCGCCCGAGATGATCACCGGCCTACTGGGCATCCTGCTCGCAGGTGGAGCCTATGTCCCGCTGGACCCTTCTTATCCAGCCGAACGTTTCGCACTTCTGTTAGAAGAGAGCGACGCGGTCATCGGGCTTGCGGCGGACGGTTGCCGCGAAGCCTTCGGTGCATGGCAGGGCAAGGTGCTGGAGATTCCTGCCGCGGGTCATGCATCGCCCTTCAACGGGATTCCCGATCTCACCATCCGGGCCGAGGATCCGGCATACCTCCTCTTCACCTCCGGCTCCACCGGCAAGCCAAAGGGCGTGGTGGTGCCGCACCGCGGCGTGGTCCGCCTCGTACGCGGCTGCGACTTCATCGCGATCACGCCCGACGATGTCTTCCTGCAAGCAGCGCCGCTGTCCTTCGATGCCTCCACGCTCGAGATCTGGGGTCCGTTGCTGAACGGCGGCAAGCTGGTGATTCCTGCCGGAGGCACCGGCCTCGACGAGATCGCCAGCGCCGTGCGGGACAAGGGCGTCACCACGCTCTGGCTGACCGCGGGCCTCTTCCAAGTGATGGTCGAGGAGCATCTCGAATCGCTGAAGGGCCTACGCTACCTGCTGGCAGGGGGCGATGTCCTGTCGGTCCCCCACGTGCGCCGCGCACTCGAAGCGCTGCCGGAGACCGCGCTGATCAACGGCTACGGCCCGACCGAGAACACCACCTTCACCACCTGCCACCGGATCACCGCGGAGGATTGCGAGCGGGCCTCGATCCCGATCGGGCGACCGATCGCCAACACCACGGTGCAGATCCTCGACGAGCAGGGACGAGCCGTGCCGATCGGCATTCCCGGCGAACTTCTCACCGGTGGTGACGGCCTCGCGCTGCGCTACCACAAGGACCCCGCTCTCACCGCGGAGCGCTTCGTCTCCAGCCCTACGCTTTACAAGACCGGCGACCTTTGCCGCTGGCTGCCCGATGGCACGATCGAGTTCGTCGGACGCCGCGACCATCAGGTGAAGGTGCGGGGCTTCCGCATCGAACTCGGCGAGATCGAGTCGGTGCTCGCATCTCACCCTGAGGTCAGGCAATCGAAGGTAGCGGTCCGGGGCGATAGCCCGGAGACCAAACGCATTCTCGCCTGGGTGCTGCCCGAGCAAGGCAGCCTGCTGGATGCCCCGTCCCTCTCCGCATGGCTGGAGGCCAGCCTACCGGCCTACCTGCGACCGGATGGAGTGGCCATCATCGAGAGCTTCCCGGTTACCGCCAATGGCAAGATCGACGTGGCAGCCCTGCCCGACCCCGCGAAGAAGCCAAACGAGGCGAAGCCTTACGCCGCGCCTGAAGGAGAAACCGAGCAAAGGCTCGCCGCGCTGTGGAGCGAACTACTACAGGTCCCGGAGATCGGCCGGGATGACGACTTCTTCTCGCTCGGCGGGCATTCGCTGCTGGCGCTGCGAATGTTCTCCCGGATCAACCGCGAGTTCGGTCGCACCCTGCCGCTGGCCGCCCTGCTAGGCCATCCCACGATTGCAAAGCTCGCCGCACTGCTCTGCCCGCAGGCCGAGACCGGGCTCCCAAGCGGCGCAGGCAAAGGACATCTGGTCACCCTCGCGGACTCGGGAGATGGCACCCCGCTCTTCTGCCTGCATGGCGGCGATGGTGGCGTGCTTTTCTACCGCAGCCTGGCGGAACTGATGCCACGGCGCTTCCCGCTGCATGCGATCGAGTCGCTCGACCTCAGCAGCAGCGGGCCGATCACCCCGGCTTCGGTCGAGGAGACCGCCGCCGCCTATGTCGAGAATCTGCTCTCCTTGCATCCCGGCGGGCCCTTCCGCCTTGCGGGCTACTCCTTCGGTGGCGTGGTCGCCCACGAGATGGCCTGCATCCTCCAGGAGCGTGGCTACACGGTGGAGTTCCTCGGCCTCTTCGACACCCACAACCCGACCGCGCCCGCCAAGCGCTACTCGCTCACCGGCCGGTTCAACGCCTTCTGGCAGCAGCAGCACGATCTCCCCCTGCCCTCCCGGCTGGAGCGCCTGCGCGAGCGCATCGCCGAAGGGATAGCGACCAACCGTCGAGTGAAGGCGGAGGTGGCCGCAGCGCTGGGCAACGGCCCGGCGGAAGCGCACAGCGACCTGCGACGGGTGCAGGTCCGCGAGGAGAATTGGCGGGCAATGCAGGCCTTCCGGCCCCGCCGTTTCCAAGGCCGGATCACTCTTTTCAAGGCGATGACCGCCAGCGACAAGGTCGAGTGGCCAGCCGATTACGGCTGGACCGAGCTAGCCGGAGAAGGCTTGGAAATCGTGCCGGTTCCCGGCGGACACCTAACCCTTTTCGAGGAGGAGAACGTCGCTTCACTGGCCGCCGCGCTCGCTTCCAAGCTCACCTGA
- a CDS encoding BtaA family protein — MSSMPELSSPCAWAEEAAAWPLAFAQVREDPRLDMELARKLPEGATVVMIASGGDTAACLGRLPLTLHLVDMNPAQIALSRVKWHLASGSSEDAAALLGHAGMNPFDRMRGLALIQEQLELDENVFGPADRVAELGPDHCGRYEITFAELRSHLAPSREALDELLASPLPIEGFDQSPLAAALDDAFAAVMSLPNLVRLFGAEATQNPRRSFSDHFAARTREIVGRRAPRTNPFLRQILAGDFHPSHRYDWLQSCHLLTATPEWHYGKMRDLLESMRPGSVDLVHLSNILDWLSPAEAESTLHAARRAMRHGGKVIIRQLNSTLEVPSLESGLQWDPALGSAMERRDRSYFYPQIHVGTRP; from the coding sequence ATGAGTTCGATGCCGGAATTGTCATCGCCCTGCGCATGGGCGGAAGAAGCCGCCGCATGGCCCTTGGCTTTCGCTCAAGTGCGGGAGGACCCTCGCCTCGATATGGAGCTCGCCCGCAAGCTGCCGGAGGGAGCCACCGTGGTGATGATCGCGTCCGGCGGCGATACCGCGGCCTGCCTCGGGCGTCTGCCCCTCACGCTTCACCTCGTGGACATGAATCCGGCGCAGATCGCGCTTTCCCGGGTGAAGTGGCATCTTGCTTCCGGTTCCTCCGAGGATGCCGCTGCTTTGCTCGGTCATGCCGGGATGAATCCCTTCGATCGCATGCGTGGCTTGGCGCTGATTCAGGAGCAGCTCGAACTGGATGAGAATGTCTTCGGCCCGGCAGATCGCGTGGCGGAACTCGGTCCGGATCACTGCGGCCGCTATGAGATCACCTTTGCCGAGCTGCGTTCCCATCTCGCGCCATCACGCGAGGCGCTGGATGAATTGCTCGCCTCGCCACTGCCGATCGAGGGCTTCGACCAATCGCCGCTCGCCGCCGCGCTCGATGATGCCTTCGCTGCGGTCATGTCGCTGCCGAACCTCGTGCGTCTCTTCGGCGCGGAGGCCACGCAGAATCCCCGCCGTTCCTTCAGCGATCATTTCGCCGCACGTACCCGCGAGATCGTCGGGCGACGAGCCCCGCGCACGAACCCCTTCCTGCGCCAGATCCTTGCGGGCGATTTCCATCCATCCCATCGCTACGATTGGCTGCAGTCCTGCCATTTGCTCACCGCGACTCCGGAGTGGCATTACGGCAAGATGAGGGACCTGCTGGAGTCCATGCGTCCTGGCAGCGTAGATCTGGTCCATCTCTCGAACATCCTCGATTGGCTCAGCCCGGCGGAGGCTGAGTCCACCTTGCATGCCGCCCGTCGGGCGATGCGGCACGGTGGCAAGGTGATCATCCGTCAGCTCAATTCCACGCTGGAGGTTCCCTCACTGGAGTCGGGCTTGCAGTGGGATCCCGCACTCGGCTCCGCGATGGAGCGCCGCGATCGCAGCTACTTCTATCCGCAGATTCATGTCGGCACCCGCCCATGA
- a CDS encoding fatty acid desaturase family protein has product METASTPSLSAELLRGLHHRGELHHWLRLFVFSVLYIVAAAFAIFAAGYLNAWWHYFLLAPLYLLAAASLHGISLFTHEAVHGTLSKNRLWNDILGAACAIPVLQNCSAYRVLHLRHHDHLGEEGDPDHYANYTRWTWMVFTMNWLRLLVGYPVYIAAIPVLGFKHGDAKARLGILAELAATALLVGAILASPIPGTWLLHGWLIPMLFINTMVNIRGMSQHTLLEHADDEIRGTRSILTAPLVRFFMCNENYHLEHHLYPGVPWHQLPKLHAELQQELRERGAPYIPSYSAFVREFVLGSLKRSPLGWRHR; this is encoded by the coding sequence ATGGAGACCGCTTCGACACCCAGCCTCAGTGCCGAACTGCTTCGCGGTTTACACCACCGCGGTGAGTTGCATCATTGGTTGCGTCTCTTCGTGTTCTCGGTCCTCTACATTGTCGCGGCGGCCTTCGCGATCTTCGCCGCGGGCTATCTGAATGCGTGGTGGCACTACTTCCTGCTCGCACCGCTCTACCTCCTCGCCGCAGCCTCGCTTCACGGCATCAGCCTCTTCACCCACGAGGCGGTACACGGCACGCTCTCGAAGAACCGTCTCTGGAACGATATTCTCGGGGCCGCCTGCGCGATTCCGGTCCTACAGAATTGCTCCGCTTACCGCGTTCTTCATCTGCGCCATCACGATCACCTCGGGGAGGAGGGAGATCCCGACCACTACGCGAACTACACGCGCTGGACCTGGATGGTCTTCACCATGAACTGGCTCCGCCTGCTGGTCGGCTACCCGGTTTACATCGCCGCCATTCCCGTCCTCGGCTTCAAGCATGGCGATGCCAAGGCCCGCCTCGGCATCCTCGCGGAATTGGCGGCTACCGCGCTGCTCGTGGGGGCGATCCTTGCTTCTCCGATTCCAGGGACTTGGCTCCTGCACGGCTGGCTCATCCCCATGCTCTTCATCAATACCATGGTGAATATCCGCGGCATGAGCCAGCACACCCTGCTGGAGCACGCGGATGACGAGATCCGCGGCACCCGCAGCATTCTCACCGCGCCGCTGGTGCGGTTCTTCATGTGCAACGAGAACTACCATCTCGAGCACCACCTCTATCCGGGCGTGCCATGGCATCAGTTGCCGAAGCTCCACGCCGAGCTCCAGCAGGAGCTTCGCGAGCGCGGTGCTCCCTACATTCCCTCGTATTCCGCATTCGTCCGCGAGTTCGTCCTTGGCAGCCTCAAGCGGAGTCCGCTTGGCTGGCGGCACCGATGA
- a CDS encoding PQQ-dependent sugar dehydrogenase, with protein MTTAAHSQDAPAHPDAPIHLVRAFPNLVLDDNVAAAAVMPDLNRTVVALQRGQVRLLPENSEASEAPLFLDLREKVKEETEFEEGVHGLAFHPKFATNRKVYVCYSQRGPRRTVLAEYEVPEGSELRADPRTKRVILEYPHPLGNHWGGGILFGPDGFLYVAIGDGGLRDDPYRLGQNLWSLHGKILRIDVDGRSAGLAYRIPKDNPFHERQETRDEIFAYGMRNPWGMSFDKETGTLWSGDVGQDLWEEINLVKAGGNYGWSERDGPERLKSREAAPEEGGPYIDPIHTYRHDQGISVTGGFVYRGDRLPSLQGRYLFGDWGMGKLWALSWDSSTSSSTGLRQIVEPEAEFRINPTVIAMDAKREPLIFNHYPSTIYTLEEGLPEVSIIGGPDAELSPSDSSTAPED; from the coding sequence TTGACCACAGCCGCACATTCCCAAGATGCACCCGCCCACCCGGACGCCCCGATCCACTTGGTCCGCGCCTTTCCGAATCTCGTCCTCGACGACAACGTCGCGGCCGCTGCGGTGATGCCGGACCTCAACCGTACCGTCGTCGCTCTCCAGCGCGGCCAGGTCCGCCTACTCCCGGAGAACTCGGAAGCTAGCGAGGCACCGCTCTTCCTCGATCTGCGCGAGAAGGTGAAGGAGGAGACCGAGTTTGAAGAAGGCGTCCACGGCCTCGCCTTCCATCCGAAGTTCGCCACGAACCGGAAGGTCTACGTCTGCTATTCCCAGCGCGGCCCGCGCCGCACCGTTCTGGCCGAATACGAGGTGCCCGAAGGCAGTGAACTCCGCGCCGATCCCCGCACGAAGCGCGTGATCCTGGAGTATCCTCATCCTCTCGGGAACCACTGGGGTGGGGGAATCCTCTTCGGGCCGGATGGCTTCCTCTACGTGGCGATCGGGGACGGCGGCTTGCGAGATGATCCCTATCGTCTCGGCCAGAATCTATGGTCCCTTCATGGCAAGATCCTGCGCATCGATGTCGATGGCCGCAGTGCGGGCCTCGCTTACCGCATCCCGAAGGACAACCCCTTCCACGAGCGCCAGGAGACCCGCGACGAGATCTTCGCCTATGGCATGCGCAATCCATGGGGCATGTCTTTCGACAAGGAGACCGGCACCCTCTGGTCGGGCGACGTGGGCCAAGACCTCTGGGAAGAAATCAATCTGGTGAAGGCCGGTGGCAATTACGGCTGGAGCGAACGCGACGGCCCGGAGCGCCTGAAGTCCCGCGAGGCGGCGCCGGAAGAAGGCGGTCCCTACATCGATCCCATCCACACCTACCGCCACGATCAAGGCATCAGCGTCACCGGCGGCTTCGTCTATCGCGGCGATCGCCTGCCGTCCTTGCAGGGCCGCTATCTCTTCGGGGACTGGGGCATGGGCAAGCTCTGGGCCTTGTCATGGGACTCTAGTACTTCCTCGTCCACCGGCCTCCGCCAGATCGTCGAGCCGGAAGCTGAGTTCCGTATCAATCCCACCGTGATCGCGATGGATGCGAAGAGAGAGCCGCTGATCTTTAACCACTACCCGTCCACCATCTACACCTTGGAAGAAGGCTTGCCGGAAGTGTCGATCATCGGTGGCCCGGATGCAGAGCTCTCGCCTTCCGATTCCTCCACCGCGCCGGAAGACTGA
- a CDS encoding TenA family transcriptional regulator has protein sequence MSGNAVLDSAPALMTCVERWTERLPILSNGYFTALRQDTMNREVFVRTQKQFYFAVRYFSRPMAALIARMPDSASRQGLIHNLSEEHGFDDESEDQAPGFDPAVAHDLTFLGFLRSLGVTSQEMAREREAPGVRAFNVALMGTCQMERVETAFGCLGVIEYAFADICELIGRKVVERGWVAQDELVHYKLHAQIDKRHAADFFKVVDGAWNRDPAARAAIGDGIQLGLHVFNRLYEDLDPENWS, from the coding sequence ATGTCTGGAAACGCCGTGCTGGATTCCGCTCCCGCCCTCATGACCTGCGTGGAGCGCTGGACGGAGCGCTTGCCGATTCTGTCGAATGGCTACTTCACGGCCCTGCGGCAGGACACCATGAACCGCGAGGTCTTCGTCCGCACTCAGAAGCAATTCTACTTCGCGGTGCGTTACTTCTCCCGTCCCATGGCGGCACTGATCGCGCGCATGCCGGACTCCGCGTCACGCCAGGGGCTGATCCATAATCTCTCGGAGGAGCATGGCTTCGACGATGAGTCGGAGGATCAAGCTCCCGGTTTCGATCCCGCGGTCGCCCACGATCTTACCTTTCTGGGCTTCCTCCGCAGCCTCGGCGTGACCTCTCAGGAAATGGCCAGGGAGCGGGAAGCGCCGGGTGTGCGCGCCTTCAATGTCGCGCTCATGGGCACTTGCCAGATGGAGCGTGTGGAGACCGCCTTCGGTTGCCTCGGTGTGATCGAATATGCGTTCGCTGACATCTGTGAGCTGATCGGCCGCAAGGTCGTGGAGCGCGGGTGGGTGGCTCAGGATGAACTGGTGCACTACAAGCTGCATGCCCAAATCGACAAACGCCACGCTGCGGACTTCTTCAAAGTCGTGGATGGTGCATGGAACCGCGACCCCGCCGCCCGCGCTGCCATCGGAGATGGCATCCAGCTCGGCCTGCATGTTTTCAACCGCTTGTACGAGGACTTGGACCCGGAGAACTGGTCATGA
- a CDS encoding PEP-CTERM sorting domain-containing protein (PEP-CTERM proteins occur, often in large numbers, in the proteomes of bacteria that also encode an exosortase, a predicted intramembrane cysteine proteinase. The presence of a PEP-CTERM domain at a protein's C-terminus predicts cleavage within the sorting domain, followed by covalent anchoring to some some component of the (usually Gram-negative) cell surface. Many PEP-CTERM proteins exhibit an unusual sequence composition that includes large numbers of potential glycosylation sites. Expression of one such protein has been shown restore the ability of a bacterium to form floc, a type of biofilm.), giving the protein MPSVASHTSLALAALISAAAGQTYVDLNFSNNVQPATQMYPNNSTLGPYYTSEPSLDFANAGTYNGIGIDVRVSQIGLTDGETSNLRPTSTYEWVGWIPDYNTSAGSDDLGVYYRHDGNYSQETGGIAWSMSFYEAGSNFSVPVTLPGVRFLIYDHDGEPYQSESIRAFGSDGLVGYQLHNNSEISVVDENGNLRFDSRGSNHLETTADGGMILYYNNVSSVRFDWFATTQFGLAPESHGIFAAIDGNLGLTNGSTNGFGNFVPVPEPSTALLTGAAAAGMALRRRRC; this is encoded by the coding sequence ATGCCAAGTGTCGCCTCTCACACCTCACTGGCTCTCGCCGCGCTGATTTCAGCCGCCGCGGGCCAGACCTACGTCGACCTGAACTTCAGCAACAATGTTCAGCCGGCGACACAGATGTATCCGAACAATTCGACGCTCGGGCCCTACTACACCTCCGAGCCCTCCTTGGATTTCGCCAATGCAGGCACCTACAATGGGATCGGCATCGACGTGCGCGTCTCCCAGATCGGCCTGACCGATGGCGAGACCTCGAACCTGCGCCCGACCAGCACCTACGAGTGGGTGGGCTGGATCCCGGACTACAACACCAGCGCCGGAAGCGACGATCTGGGGGTCTACTACCGCCACGACGGCAACTACTCGCAAGAGACCGGTGGCATCGCCTGGTCCATGTCTTTCTACGAAGCCGGTTCAAACTTCAGCGTTCCGGTCACGCTGCCCGGCGTGCGTTTCCTGATCTACGATCACGACGGCGAGCCCTACCAATCCGAGTCGATTCGGGCCTTCGGCAGCGACGGCTTGGTCGGCTACCAGCTACACAACAATAGCGAAATCAGCGTGGTTGATGAGAATGGCAACCTACGCTTCGACTCGAGAGGCTCGAATCATCTCGAAACCACCGCCGACGGCGGGATGATTCTCTATTATAACAACGTTTCCTCGGTGCGTTTCGATTGGTTCGCGACCACGCAGTTCGGCCTCGCGCCGGAGAGCCACGGAATCTTCGCCGCGATCGATGGAAACCTGGGCCTGACCAACGGCAGCACCAACGGCTTCGGTAATTTCGTGCCGGTGCCCGAGCCTTCCACGGCTCTGCTCACGGGTGCTGCGGCTGCCGGCATGGCGCTGCGCCGACGCCGCTGCTGA
- a CDS encoding glycoside hydrolase family 43 protein has translation MAGSLSAEEKTSGNPLFEGWYADPEAIVFGDEYWIFPTFSAPYEQQTHFDAFSSTDLVKWKKHSRIFDNEDIKWAKRAMWAPSIIEKDKKYYFFFGANDIQNNEQEGGIGVAVANKPGGPYKDHIGKPLVDKFHHGAQPIDQFVFKDDDGSHYLIYGGWRHCNIGKLTEDFKGFVPFEDGETFKSITPEGYVEGPFVFKKNGKYYFMWSEGGWTGPDYRVAYAISNTLMGPHKRIGVILKQDETIARGAGHHSIIHNKKDDTWYIVYHRRPIGETDGNYRVTCIEKMEFDADGLIKPVKMTKEGVPPSKLK, from the coding sequence ATGGCCGGCAGCCTTTCCGCTGAAGAGAAGACCTCCGGCAATCCGCTTTTCGAAGGCTGGTATGCCGATCCGGAAGCCATCGTCTTCGGCGATGAATACTGGATCTTCCCGACCTTCTCCGCGCCTTACGAGCAGCAGACCCACTTCGACGCCTTCTCTTCGACCGACTTGGTGAAGTGGAAGAAGCATTCGCGCATTTTCGATAACGAGGACATCAAGTGGGCCAAGCGCGCGATGTGGGCTCCCTCGATCATCGAGAAGGACAAGAAATACTACTTCTTCTTCGGTGCGAACGATATCCAGAACAACGAGCAGGAAGGCGGCATCGGTGTCGCGGTAGCGAACAAGCCGGGTGGCCCCTACAAGGATCATATCGGCAAGCCGCTCGTGGACAAGTTCCACCATGGCGCCCAACCGATCGACCAGTTCGTCTTCAAGGATGACGATGGCAGCCACTACCTGATCTACGGCGGCTGGCGTCACTGCAACATCGGCAAGCTCACCGAGGACTTCAAAGGCTTCGTGCCCTTTGAAGATGGCGAGACCTTCAAGTCGATCACGCCGGAGGGTTATGTGGAAGGACCCTTCGTCTTCAAGAAGAACGGGAAATACTACTTCATGTGGTCGGAAGGTGGCTGGACAGGTCCGGACTATCGCGTCGCTTACGCCATCTCCAATACGCTCATGGGCCCGCACAAGCGCATCGGCGTGATCCTCAAGCAGGATGAAACCATCGCCCGCGGCGCCGGCCACCACTCGATCATCCACAACAAGAAGGACGACACCTGGTACATCGTCTACCACCGCCGCCCGATCGGTGAGACGGATGGCAACTACCGCGTGACCTGCATCGAGAAGATGGAGTTCGATGCCGACGGTTTGATCAAACCGGTGAAGATGACCAAGGAAGGCGTCCCGCCCAGCAAGCTGAAGTAA
- a CDS encoding class I SAM-dependent methyltransferase: MIFERDLEQVTIFENKVQEVPLEVFSKLQSVDLLFIDSSHVIKCGGDLQFLMFEVLPLLPSGVFVHFHDIFYPFEYPETWLLQARNWNELYLLRAFLAHNRDWEIHFFNSYVAAACPDLIASRLPLCSRSAGGSIYLRRL; this comes from the coding sequence GTGATCTTTGAGCGTGATCTTGAGCAGGTGACGATCTTCGAGAACAAGGTGCAGGAGGTCCCCTTGGAGGTGTTTTCCAAGCTGCAATCGGTTGATCTCTTGTTCATCGACTCCAGCCACGTCATCAAGTGCGGCGGTGATCTCCAGTTCCTGATGTTCGAGGTGCTGCCCCTTTTGCCTTCCGGGGTCTTCGTGCACTTCCACGACATCTTCTATCCCTTCGAGTATCCGGAGACTTGGCTGCTTCAAGCGCGGAATTGGAATGAGCTCTACCTGCTTCGCGCCTTCCTCGCTCACAACCGCGATTGGGAGATCCATTTCTTCAATAGCTACGTGGCGGCGGCCTGCCCCGATCTCATCGCCTCGCGCCTCCCGCTCTGTAGCCGCAGCGCCGGAGGCAGCATCTACCTGCGTCGTCTCTAG